The Nonlabens spongiae genome contains a region encoding:
- a CDS encoding LolA family protein, with the protein MKYLLLSIVFVLAFAKAGSAQSNSDQKAEELLKKVAQKFKSYDNLYFTYKGNFKNVKNSINTDIQGDATLSGQKYNVNYMGTTFLFDGNRQYVINREDEQVTISKPASEDDGITPSNILSFYEKGYTKKWDILQDVKGRKIQYVKLIPIKSDTDYKNVLLGIDKQSNHIYNVIITEKSGTVVTFTLKSLKVNEPLAKNTFRFDESDYPDFDIEQLD; encoded by the coding sequence ATGAAATATCTACTATTGAGCATTGTTTTTGTTCTCGCTTTCGCGAAAGCGGGATCAGCACAAAGTAATTCTGACCAAAAGGCAGAAGAACTGCTCAAGAAAGTGGCTCAAAAATTCAAGAGCTACGACAACTTGTACTTCACCTACAAAGGAAACTTTAAAAATGTTAAGAACAGTATCAACACGGACATTCAAGGAGATGCTACCTTAAGCGGTCAGAAATATAATGTGAATTATATGGGAACCACGTTTCTCTTTGATGGTAATAGACAGTATGTAATCAACCGTGAAGATGAGCAGGTTACAATTTCTAAACCCGCAAGTGAGGATGATGGTATCACTCCGTCAAACATCTTGTCATTTTACGAGAAGGGTTATACTAAGAAATGGGACATCCTTCAAGATGTAAAAGGTCGTAAAATTCAATACGTGAAATTGATTCCCATAAAATCTGATACAGATTATAAGAACGTGCTGCTGGGTATAGACAAGCAATCTAACCATATTTATAACGTAATCATAACTGAAAAGTCTGGTACCGTGGTCACGTTTACACTCAAATCTCTCAAAGTGAACGAGCCGCTGGCAAAAAACACTTTCAGGTTTGACGAGTCTGACTATCCTGATTTTGATATAGAGCAGCTGGACTAG
- a CDS encoding c-type cytochrome produces MFQPLAKITGYLFGFLIATVLVVFTTAYLIINTQPINLAQAQATIEPPAPPVELTEVQKEGKSLFNTNCASCHKLYKKAVGPALAGVADKYEREWLYKWIKNSAALIASGNAQAVAVYNEYGQANMNAFPQLSNEDIDKILEYTSVPKS; encoded by the coding sequence ATGTTTCAGCCACTTGCAAAAATTACAGGCTATCTTTTTGGGTTTCTGATCGCCACTGTACTAGTAGTTTTTACCACAGCCTATCTTATTATCAACACACAGCCTATCAATTTGGCTCAGGCACAAGCAACTATAGAACCTCCTGCTCCACCGGTAGAACTTACTGAGGTACAAAAAGAGGGCAAAAGCTTGTTTAATACAAACTGTGCGTCCTGCCACAAACTCTATAAAAAGGCGGTAGGACCCGCACTGGCTGGTGTGGCAGACAAATATGAGCGTGAATGGCTCTATAAATGGATTAAAAACAGTGCAGCCCTTATCGCATCAGGTAACGCTCAAGCTGTAGCGGTTTATAACGAGTACGGCCAGGCAAACATGAATGCGTTCCCACAGCTCAGTAATGAGGATATTGATAAAATTTTGGAGTACACTTCGGTACCGAAATCTTAA
- the murQ gene encoding N-acetylmuramic acid 6-phosphate etherase produces the protein MEFLKTTEQESLHKDLEQKNTLELLEAINAEDQKVAIAVQKCIPAIQSLIDDIVPKMKDGGRLFYIGAGTSGRLGILDASECPPTFGVAPDRILGLIAGGDAAIRNAVENAEDDTDQAFKDLAEYHINENDVVIGIAASGTTPYILGGLRDCQKNGILTGGITCNVDSPLDRLADHSIVPVVGPEFITGSSRMKAGTAQKMVLNMISTAVMVQLGHVKGNKMVDMQLSNDKLVDRGTRMIMESTGLDYDKARLLLKTHGSVRTALQKTDVC, from the coding sequence ATGGAATTTTTAAAAACCACAGAGCAAGAAAGTCTTCATAAAGATCTCGAGCAGAAAAATACACTTGAGCTGCTTGAAGCTATTAATGCGGAAGATCAAAAGGTGGCTATAGCGGTTCAAAAATGTATTCCAGCTATACAGTCGTTGATTGATGACATCGTTCCAAAAATGAAAGATGGCGGCAGACTTTTTTATATAGGTGCGGGTACGAGTGGTCGTCTGGGAATTTTAGATGCGAGTGAGTGTCCTCCTACCTTTGGTGTTGCTCCTGACAGAATCTTGGGTCTTATTGCTGGTGGCGATGCTGCTATAAGGAATGCGGTAGAAAATGCCGAGGATGATACAGATCAGGCTTTCAAGGACCTTGCAGAATACCATATTAATGAAAACGACGTTGTGATAGGAATTGCAGCAAGTGGTACAACGCCTTATATATTAGGAGGTTTGAGAGATTGCCAGAAAAATGGAATCTTAACAGGCGGCATCACTTGCAATGTGGATAGCCCGCTGGATCGACTTGCAGATCATTCAATCGTTCCCGTGGTAGGACCTGAATTTATTACGGGCAGCAGCCGTATGAAAGCAGGTACCGCACAGAAGATGGTATTGAACATGATCAGTACTGCAGTGATGGTACAACTGGGGCACGTGAAAGGAAACAAAATGGTTGATATGCAATTAAGTAATGACAAGTTAGTAGATCGTGGTACGCGAATGATAATGGAATCTACCGGTTTAGATTATGATAAGGCACGCCTGCTACTTAAAACTCATGGTAGTGTAAGAACCGCATTACAAAAAACAGATGTTTGTTAA
- a CDS encoding OstA-like protein, translating to MKNISNFLFFAIILVTVVATAQERPADSLIKVKGSSSFIDEINIPDAVVYSKTNNKQVYIEHRGIKMWCDQALFYTKDNFVRAIGNVRMNQGDSLKMQSRFAQYDGNSKLAFANGNVVMTNPDTTLKTDSLFFDRVKQEAYYRSGGTVRDTASTLTSRIGRFFVKESRYQFLDDVVVKNKEYTINSPHLNYYTETGHAFLYGPSTITSSTSKVYCERGFYDTRADTGYFVKNSKIDYNNRTIWGDSLYFDRNRAFASATNNIIVLDTINNSIINGHYAEVFREKDSVFITKRAVAISTENQDSIYIHADTLMVTGPENDRVIRGFHDARLFKSDLSGKSDSIISIQKEGITKMLTRPILWNNNSQITGDSIFIYGNTETEKLDSLLVTENAFMIDQDSSGGFSQVKGKQLVGYFNDNNEMREVHINKNVENLIYTRDEFGKLIGINKGTSGRMIVEFEEKAIVMITTLDNPDDKTYPPDQLEENARKMRGFKWRGDEQLLTRNDLFKGKLAPVLPIIRGIPPPAVEEDFFKSLEDIKLNENSRVKKKDLKTRKKDQIAVPLSQSAVKTSEN from the coding sequence ATGAAGAATATCTCTAATTTTCTTTTTTTCGCTATTATCCTAGTAACAGTTGTTGCCACGGCTCAAGAAAGACCTGCTGACTCTTTGATAAAAGTTAAGGGTAGTAGTTCGTTTATTGACGAAATCAATATTCCTGACGCCGTAGTTTACTCTAAAACCAATAATAAACAAGTCTATATCGAGCACCGAGGCATCAAGATGTGGTGTGATCAAGCGCTCTTCTATACAAAAGATAATTTTGTTCGAGCCATAGGAAATGTGCGCATGAATCAGGGAGATAGCTTAAAAATGCAATCCCGATTTGCTCAATATGATGGAAATTCAAAATTAGCCTTTGCAAACGGCAATGTGGTCATGACTAATCCTGACACGACACTTAAAACGGACTCTCTTTTCTTTGATCGAGTAAAACAAGAAGCTTATTACCGTAGTGGCGGGACAGTAAGAGACACCGCAAGCACTTTAACTAGCCGGATAGGTCGTTTCTTTGTAAAAGAAAGTAGGTATCAGTTCCTGGATGATGTGGTGGTCAAGAACAAGGAATACACGATCAATAGTCCTCACCTGAATTATTATACGGAGACGGGTCATGCATTTCTATATGGACCTTCTACGATTACCAGTTCCACGAGCAAAGTCTACTGCGAGCGCGGTTTTTATGATACTCGAGCAGATACTGGATACTTTGTAAAAAACTCAAAAATCGATTACAACAATCGCACGATCTGGGGCGATAGTTTGTACTTTGATCGGAATCGGGCATTTGCTAGTGCGACAAACAACATTATTGTTCTCGACACTATTAACAACTCGATCATTAACGGTCACTACGCCGAGGTCTTCAGGGAAAAAGACAGTGTTTTTATTACCAAACGTGCTGTTGCCATAAGCACTGAAAATCAAGACAGTATTTACATTCACGCCGATACGCTTATGGTAACTGGCCCAGAAAATGATCGCGTGATAAGAGGTTTCCATGATGCTCGTTTGTTCAAAAGCGATTTAAGCGGTAAATCTGACAGTATCATAAGTATACAAAAGGAGGGCATTACCAAAATGCTTACTCGACCAATACTATGGAACAATAACAGCCAGATAACTGGTGATAGCATTTTCATTTATGGGAATACAGAAACAGAAAAGCTAGATTCACTGCTAGTGACTGAAAACGCTTTTATGATCGATCAAGATTCCAGTGGTGGGTTCAGTCAAGTGAAAGGAAAGCAATTAGTAGGTTATTTCAATGATAACAATGAAATGCGAGAAGTCCACATTAATAAAAATGTGGAAAATTTGATTTACACGAGAGATGAATTTGGCAAGCTGATCGGGATCAATAAAGGAACTAGCGGAAGAATGATTGTTGAATTTGAGGAAAAGGCAATCGTAATGATCACCACCCTTGATAATCCAGATGATAAGACTTACCCTCCTGATCAACTTGAAGAAAATGCACGTAAGATGCGTGGTTTCAAGTGGCGCGGAGATGAACAGTTGCTTACAAGAAATGATTTATTTAAGGGTAAGCTCGCTCCTGTGCTACCCATTATAAGAGGTATACCACCGCCAGCGGTTGAAGAAGATTTTTTCAAGAGTCTTGAAGACATCAAGCTTAATGAAAATTCTAGGGTTAAGAAAAAAGACCTCAAGACGCGTAAGAAAGATCAGATCGCAGTCCCCTTAAGTCAAAGCGCAGTAAAAACGTCTGAAAATTGA
- the ribB gene encoding 3,4-dihydroxy-2-butanone-4-phosphate synthase: MITTEKAPQTIKLDRIEDAIEDVKNGKVIIVVDDENRENEGDFLASAEAVTPEMINFMATHGRGLICCPITASRVKELDLSMMVNNNSDPMETAFTVSVDLRGHGVTTGISASDRAKTIKAIIDPDTQSHDLSKPGHIFPLKAKDGGVLRRTGHTEAAVDFARLAGHKPAGVIVEIMNEDGTMARLPQLVEVAKKHDLKLVSIEDLVAYRMKHDSLIVKKEDFNLTTRFGEYRLRAYQQTTNDQIHIALTLGSWEDGETVLTRMNSTQVNNDLFSTLTSDADRKIDAMFDQLNEEGRGAIVFINQQFEPENMLGRLEQLKKLQKNGEHKAPRRNLDNKDYGIGAQILHDLHISKIKLMTNSEQSKRIGMIGYGLEIVETVSY; this comes from the coding sequence ATGATTACGACAGAAAAAGCTCCCCAAACCATCAAATTGGACCGCATTGAAGATGCCATTGAAGATGTAAAAAATGGAAAAGTCATCATCGTTGTAGATGATGAAAATCGTGAAAACGAGGGTGATTTTCTCGCCAGTGCCGAAGCAGTCACTCCAGAGATGATCAACTTTATGGCGACTCATGGTCGTGGCTTGATATGTTGTCCCATCACTGCCTCAAGGGTCAAAGAGCTCGATCTATCCATGATGGTAAATAATAATTCTGATCCCATGGAAACTGCGTTTACCGTTTCCGTAGATCTACGTGGACATGGTGTAACTACGGGCATCAGTGCTTCTGATCGTGCGAAAACAATCAAAGCTATCATTGATCCCGATACGCAGTCACATGATTTGAGCAAGCCAGGTCATATATTTCCGCTCAAGGCAAAAGACGGTGGCGTATTGCGCCGCACGGGTCATACTGAGGCTGCAGTAGATTTTGCAAGACTTGCAGGTCACAAACCTGCCGGTGTGATCGTAGAAATCATGAATGAAGACGGAACCATGGCGAGATTGCCCCAACTGGTTGAAGTGGCAAAGAAACATGACCTCAAACTGGTAAGTATTGAAGATCTGGTGGCTTACCGCATGAAACATGACAGCTTGATCGTGAAGAAGGAAGATTTCAACCTGACCACACGTTTTGGTGAATACAGGTTGAGAGCCTATCAACAAACTACAAACGATCAAATTCACATCGCGCTGACTTTGGGAAGTTGGGAAGATGGCGAGACCGTGCTAACCAGAATGAACAGTACCCAAGTCAATAACGACCTCTTCTCTACCCTCACCAGCGATGCAGATCGCAAGATCGACGCGATGTTTGATCAATTAAATGAAGAAGGCCGCGGTGCGATTGTCTTCATCAATCAGCAGTTTGAGCCAGAAAATATGCTCGGCCGACTGGAGCAGCTGAAGAAATTGCAAAAGAACGGTGAGCATAAAGCTCCTCGACGCAATCTTGATAATAAGGACTACGGTATCGGCGCTCAGATTTTACACGACCTGCACATCAGCAAGATCAAATTGATGACTAACTCAGAACAGAGCAAACGCATCGGTATGATAGGTTATGGCCTTGAGATCGTTGAGACTGTAAGTTATTAG
- a CDS encoding LptF/LptG family permease, with the protein MKILDRYILVQYVKTFLSVFTVLMFILVLQAIWLYIKELAGKDLDVVTIVKFLYYSMPVAVPIALPLSVLLAAILVFGNMAENYEFAAMKSNGISLQRAMRSLTIVILGIGFTSFFFANSVIPWGYLKQRNLRQNIAKVKPAMVITEGVFNQVGDINIRVEEKSGDRGQFLEDVIIHKRNPKKTGNFTVIKSERGELKSSLNSNVIQLVLYNGNYYDDLQLKDPVKQRNLPFVRSYFEEYTINVDVSSLNDVDMDEEAITDNHRMLKMNELMIRLDSFDRDLKTGMKTYRENQHAKWKPEYFNRAVASDLDTITTFSNTKNFFADLNNTDQSRAINAAVNKIRNQKATVKNRLEQMKREEKRLATHKIEIHKKFVLGSACVILFFIGAPLGAIIRKGGMGLPLVVATIFFLAYHFINIFAEKSAQQGAMPAWLGAWMGTLIIFPLGIILTYRATTDQGFFDLSGTIKGWFVAKKASKAKTAPSQ; encoded by the coding sequence GTGAAGATTCTCGATCGTTACATACTGGTCCAGTACGTAAAAACCTTTTTGAGCGTTTTTACAGTACTCATGTTTATTCTTGTATTGCAGGCCATATGGCTGTATATCAAAGAACTGGCAGGGAAGGATCTGGATGTAGTCACGATCGTAAAATTTCTTTATTACAGCATGCCCGTTGCCGTGCCTATTGCATTGCCGTTAAGCGTTTTGCTAGCGGCAATTTTGGTATTTGGTAATATGGCTGAGAACTATGAGTTTGCCGCAATGAAATCAAACGGTATTTCATTGCAGCGCGCCATGAGATCTCTGACCATCGTTATCTTGGGAATAGGTTTCACCTCATTCTTTTTTGCTAATTCTGTGATTCCATGGGGATACCTCAAACAGCGTAACCTACGTCAAAATATTGCCAAGGTGAAACCGGCAATGGTTATTACTGAGGGAGTTTTCAATCAAGTAGGCGACATCAACATTAGGGTAGAAGAAAAATCTGGTGATCGTGGTCAGTTTCTGGAAGACGTGATCATTCATAAACGAAACCCAAAAAAAACAGGCAATTTTACAGTAATAAAGAGTGAGCGAGGTGAGCTAAAAAGTTCGCTCAACTCAAATGTGATTCAACTGGTTCTGTACAACGGTAATTATTACGATGACTTACAACTCAAAGATCCTGTCAAGCAGAGAAACCTGCCTTTTGTTAGAAGTTATTTTGAAGAATACACCATCAATGTAGATGTCTCCAGCCTCAACGACGTTGACATGGATGAAGAAGCGATTACAGATAATCACCGCATGCTCAAGATGAATGAGCTTATGATAAGATTAGATTCCTTTGACCGTGATTTGAAAACGGGCATGAAGACGTATCGTGAAAACCAGCACGCAAAATGGAAGCCTGAGTATTTCAATCGTGCCGTCGCTTCTGATCTTGACACCATTACCACTTTTTCAAATACAAAAAACTTTTTTGCTGATTTAAATAATACCGATCAAAGCCGGGCCATTAATGCAGCTGTCAACAAAATACGCAATCAAAAAGCAACAGTCAAAAATCGACTGGAACAAATGAAGCGCGAAGAAAAAAGGCTGGCTACTCACAAGATTGAAATCCACAAGAAGTTTGTACTAGGTTCAGCGTGTGTAATCTTATTCTTTATAGGCGCACCACTGGGCGCGATCATAAGAAAGGGAGGAATGGGACTTCCACTTGTAGTAGCAACTATCTTTTTCTTAGCCTATCACTTCATAAACATTTTTGCAGAAAAATCTGCTCAGCAAGGTGCAATGCCAGCATGGCTAGGAGCTTGGATGGGAACGCTTATTATCTTCCCACTAGGAATCATCTTGACATACCGGGCAACTACAGATCAAGGATTTTTTGATCTGTCTGGTACGATTAAGGGCTGGTTTGTAGCTAAAAAAGCCTCAAAAGCAAAGACTGCCCCATCTCAATAG
- a CDS encoding DUF6095 family protein, which yields MEQPSTDRQVLTKGIQRMALSLFFIFSGPILVYIGAGSDHPIIFLMPGIAICILAVVFMFQGIKLILDSMFKTDKTR from the coding sequence ATGGAACAGCCTTCTACAGACAGACAAGTATTGACTAAAGGAATCCAGAGGATGGCTTTGAGTTTGTTCTTTATCTTTTCCGGACCTATTTTAGTTTATATAGGTGCTGGAAGTGATCACCCCATTATTTTCTTAATGCCGGGTATTGCAATTTGTATTCTGGCAGTAGTCTTTATGTTTCAAGGTATCAAACTGATATTAGACTCGATGTTTAAAACTGATAAGACTCGGTAA
- a CDS encoding FtsK/SpoIIIE family DNA translocase, whose amino-acid sequence MAKKKTTAKKTRKKFKIPSFKLTRLQEVILGSALMVFGILLFFSFLSFIFTWRADQSAISELGSREVVTQNWVSQVGAGLGHFFVYEGFGLAAFSISVLTFITGIFLFAASRNLFRLSNSKLFTLWAWGLMLMLWLSVSLGFFHEQNSMLGGKVGFELNDYLQDYLGLLGAILVMAFFAVVYLVLRLKITPEKVSSYFSRQAKEVQESFDAEVNEHQTSENLVKESAPLTSNLESEVTQLEEEKSEGNKIDLSSKPINSDTSNELDSNAKSTEVKETAPIKRTVAPKDDNDIGMDIEQAPEEEEVIDTKATKLVEDFGEFDPTLELSNFQFPPIELLKDYSQGKTLTINEEELQANKDRIVETLNNYKIGIAKISATIGPTVTLYEIVPEAGVRISKIKNLEDDIALSLSALGIRIIAPIPGKGTIGIEVPNQNPSVVSMRSVIASPKFQQAEKELPIAFGKTISNETFVVDLAKMPHMLMAGATGQGKSVGLNAVLTSLLYSKHPAEVKFVLVDPKKVELTLFNKIERHYLAKLPDSEDAIITDNSKVINTLNSLCIEMDERYEILKEAMCRNIKEYNAKFKARKLNPANGHRFLPYIVLVVDEFADLIMTAGKEVETPIARLAQLARAIGIHLIIATQRPSVNVITGMIKANFPARVSFRVQQKVDSRTILDSGGADQLIGRGDMLYTAGNEIIRIQCAFVDTPEVEKITEFIGSQKAYPDAYILPEYVGEEGGTALDDNIDERDAKFREAAEIIVVAQQGSASLLQRKLKLGYNRAGRIIDQLEAAGIVGGFEGSKARQVLIPDLASLEVFFNEEENK is encoded by the coding sequence ATGGCAAAGAAAAAAACGACAGCAAAAAAAACTCGCAAAAAATTTAAGATTCCTTCCTTCAAATTAACCCGTCTTCAAGAGGTTATTCTAGGGAGTGCCTTAATGGTATTTGGAATACTTCTTTTCTTTTCCTTTTTGTCATTCATATTTACCTGGAGAGCTGATCAAAGTGCTATAAGTGAACTGGGGTCCAGAGAAGTTGTTACCCAAAACTGGGTCAGTCAGGTAGGTGCTGGGCTGGGACATTTCTTTGTTTATGAAGGTTTTGGGCTAGCTGCATTTTCAATATCTGTACTAACATTCATTACAGGGATTTTTCTATTTGCTGCAAGCCGTAATCTTTTCAGGTTGTCTAACAGCAAGTTGTTTACATTATGGGCGTGGGGATTAATGTTGATGCTTTGGTTGTCTGTGAGCTTGGGATTCTTTCACGAGCAAAACTCCATGCTAGGCGGTAAAGTAGGTTTTGAACTCAACGATTACTTACAGGACTATTTGGGGTTACTGGGAGCTATTTTAGTAATGGCATTTTTTGCTGTGGTATACCTAGTTCTAAGGTTGAAAATCACCCCAGAAAAGGTGAGCTCTTACTTCTCAAGACAAGCAAAAGAGGTGCAAGAAAGTTTTGATGCAGAAGTTAATGAGCATCAAACTTCTGAAAACTTGGTCAAAGAATCTGCTCCTCTAACTTCTAACCTAGAGTCTGAAGTTACACAACTTGAAGAAGAAAAATCCGAGGGAAACAAAATAGACCTCTCAAGCAAACCTATTAATTCCGACACTTCCAATGAGCTTGACAGTAATGCAAAATCAACCGAGGTCAAAGAAACCGCGCCCATAAAAAGAACTGTTGCCCCTAAAGATGACAATGACATAGGCATGGATATCGAGCAGGCTCCAGAGGAAGAAGAGGTGATCGATACTAAAGCCACAAAATTGGTGGAAGACTTCGGTGAGTTTGATCCTACCTTAGAGCTAAGCAATTTCCAGTTCCCTCCTATTGAACTACTCAAGGATTATTCTCAAGGGAAAACGCTCACAATTAATGAAGAAGAGCTTCAAGCCAACAAGGATAGGATTGTCGAGACCCTAAACAATTATAAAATCGGGATTGCCAAAATCTCAGCGACTATAGGTCCTACGGTAACACTTTACGAGATTGTTCCTGAGGCGGGCGTGCGTATCTCAAAAATCAAGAATCTGGAAGATGATATTGCTCTATCGCTTTCGGCTCTTGGAATTAGAATTATTGCACCTATTCCAGGAAAGGGAACTATAGGTATAGAGGTGCCTAACCAGAATCCTTCTGTGGTAAGCATGCGATCAGTTATCGCATCGCCAAAATTCCAGCAAGCTGAAAAGGAACTGCCTATAGCTTTCGGAAAAACGATCAGCAATGAAACCTTTGTGGTAGACCTTGCCAAAATGCCTCACATGCTTATGGCAGGTGCTACGGGTCAAGGTAAATCGGTAGGATTGAATGCGGTCCTGACATCTTTATTATACTCCAAACATCCCGCCGAGGTAAAATTTGTACTCGTTGACCCCAAGAAAGTAGAACTTACTTTATTCAATAAGATTGAGCGCCATTATCTCGCAAAACTGCCCGATAGTGAAGATGCAATTATCACAGATAACTCTAAGGTAATCAACACCTTGAATAGCCTTTGTATCGAGATGGATGAGCGTTACGAGATCCTCAAAGAAGCGATGTGTCGTAACATTAAGGAGTACAACGCAAAATTCAAAGCACGCAAACTGAATCCAGCAAATGGCCATCGTTTCCTTCCCTACATCGTTTTGGTTGTGGATGAGTTTGCAGACCTCATCATGACCGCAGGGAAAGAAGTAGAGACTCCTATCGCGCGTCTTGCTCAGCTTGCACGTGCCATAGGAATTCACTTGATCATTGCTACCCAGCGACCGTCGGTAAATGTGATTACCGGTATGATCAAAGCCAACTTCCCGGCGAGGGTTTCCTTCCGTGTTCAGCAAAAGGTTGATTCACGCACCATTTTGGATAGCGGTGGTGCTGACCAGCTCATAGGTCGTGGAGATATGCTTTATACTGCCGGTAACGAGATTATCAGGATTCAATGTGCCTTTGTAGACACTCCAGAAGTTGAAAAAATCACCGAGTTCATCGGTAGTCAAAAGGCTTATCCTGATGCCTATATCTTGCCTGAATACGTAGGTGAAGAGGGTGGCACAGCTCTTGATGACAACATAGATGAGAGGGATGCAAAATTTCGCGAGGCCGCAGAAATCATAGTGGTAGCCCAGCAAGGAAGCGCATCATTGTTGCAACGCAAACTCAAACTGGGTTACAATCGCGCCGGTAGGATCATTGATCAGCTGGAAGCTGCGGGAATCGTAGGTGGTTTTGAAGGCAGTAAGGCACGTCAAGTATTGATTCCAGATCTTGCCAGCCTCGAAGTGTTTTTTAATGAAGAAGAAAATAAATAG
- the tpx gene encoding thiol peroxidase — protein MATITLGGNEIQTVGELPEVGTKAPNFSLKKGDLSEASLDDFKGKKVVMNIFPSIDTDVCSTSVKNFNERATELDNTVVLCISRDTPFAMKRFADDEGTDNVTNLSDVIDGKFGDDYGLTMKTGGMAGFHSRVVIVLDEEGKVIYNQQVPEIGEEPNYLAALKAVL, from the coding sequence ATGGCAACAATAACTTTAGGAGGAAACGAGATTCAAACGGTAGGAGAACTACCTGAAGTAGGTACAAAAGCTCCCAATTTTTCATTAAAAAAAGGCGATCTAAGTGAAGCCTCTCTTGATGATTTTAAAGGGAAGAAAGTGGTGATGAATATTTTTCCAAGTATTGATACAGATGTTTGTTCTACTTCAGTAAAAAACTTCAACGAGCGTGCGACCGAGCTGGATAACACCGTGGTTCTTTGCATCTCTAGAGATACCCCTTTTGCAATGAAACGTTTTGCAGACGACGAGGGAACAGATAATGTGACCAACCTTAGTGATGTGATCGACGGAAAATTTGGCGATGATTACGGTCTAACAATGAAAACTGGCGGCATGGCTGGCTTTCATTCTAGGGTGGTTATCGTTCTTGATGAAGAAGGAAAAGTAATTTATAATCAACAAGTACCGGAAATAGGAGAAGAACCTAATTATCTTGCGGCGCTTAAAGCTGTATTATAA
- a CDS encoding diacylglycerol kinase translates to MAFRKFLYGRWIGAGYAIKGAWILLKTEPSIQVQAVIGVIMTAAGILFDITQTEWLFQIVAIGMIMSLEGLNTAIEAIADFVHPDFHVKIGLIKDVAAGAVFITAVTAIIIGLIIYVPYIMDLLD, encoded by the coding sequence TTGGCCTTCAGAAAATTTTTATACGGTAGATGGATCGGTGCAGGATACGCTATAAAAGGCGCCTGGATCCTCCTCAAAACCGAACCCAGTATTCAAGTCCAAGCGGTCATAGGAGTTATTATGACCGCTGCTGGCATTTTGTTTGATATTACGCAAACGGAATGGTTGTTTCAAATTGTAGCCATAGGCATGATTATGAGCCTTGAAGGTCTCAATACAGCAATTGAAGCCATAGCCGATTTTGTACATCCTGATTTTCACGTTAAAATAGGCCTTATTAAAGACGTTGCAGCGGGAGCTGTTTTTATTACAGCTGTGACCGCTATCATTATAGGGCTTATTATCTACGTTCCCTATATAATGGATTTACTGGACTGA